From the genome of Bordetella sp. H567, one region includes:
- a CDS encoding transglycosylase SLT domain-containing protein — MKLFRLILPVLLAVLAGCAGTTHKETPLQATDLDTQQPGYPTRYVATVTSRTIDLTHPSRDVWDRIRRGFAIPNLHNPLVDQWTDYYASHPEAMQRMAERAGKYLYFITDEINQRGMPTELALLPFVESAYNPKALSRAQASGLWQFVPATGQHYNLKQDWWRDERRDPIASTNAALDYLENLFEMQGDWYLALASYNWGEGAVQRAMAKNEAAGLPTDYLSLQLPDETRNYVPKLQAIKNIIANPSKYAVVLPPVDNTPYFATVQKNRDIDIEVAARLAEMPVDEFKALNPSFNRPVIRGEHASMILPADRVDIFNANMENYKGELSSWKVYQPQRGDTYASIARRFGITEAALKGLNDIPAREKRIATARHLLVPARGGVQVASLDAAGPAPDPAPAQRGSVRSATAHVASAKMNAPRPNVRQHKVKQGDTLFSLARQYSTTVDALRALNNLKGNALKVGSTLRVPGTNVRG, encoded by the coding sequence ATGAAATTGTTCCGGCTCATCCTTCCCGTGCTACTGGCCGTCTTGGCCGGATGCGCGGGAACGACGCACAAAGAGACTCCCCTCCAAGCCACCGATCTCGACACCCAGCAACCCGGATATCCGACCCGCTACGTCGCCACGGTCACGTCACGCACCATCGACCTGACCCATCCCTCGCGCGACGTCTGGGACCGCATCCGCCGCGGTTTCGCCATCCCCAATCTGCACAACCCGCTGGTCGATCAATGGACCGACTACTACGCCTCGCATCCCGAGGCGATGCAGCGCATGGCTGAACGCGCGGGCAAGTATCTTTACTTCATCACCGACGAAATCAACCAGCGCGGCATGCCCACCGAACTGGCCCTGCTGCCCTTCGTGGAAAGCGCCTACAACCCGAAGGCACTGTCGCGAGCCCAGGCATCCGGCTTGTGGCAGTTCGTGCCGGCTACCGGCCAGCACTACAACCTGAAGCAGGACTGGTGGCGCGACGAACGCCGCGATCCGATCGCCTCGACGAACGCCGCGCTGGACTACCTGGAAAACCTGTTCGAAATGCAGGGCGACTGGTACCTGGCCCTGGCTTCGTACAACTGGGGTGAAGGCGCGGTACAGCGCGCCATGGCGAAGAACGAGGCGGCGGGCCTGCCCACCGATTACCTGTCGCTGCAGCTGCCGGACGAAACGCGCAATTACGTGCCCAAGCTGCAGGCCATCAAGAACATCATCGCGAACCCCTCGAAGTACGCGGTGGTGCTGCCGCCCGTGGACAATACGCCGTACTTCGCCACCGTACAGAAGAACCGCGACATCGACATCGAGGTCGCCGCGCGGCTGGCGGAAATGCCGGTGGACGAATTCAAGGCGCTGAACCCCTCGTTCAACCGCCCGGTGATCCGCGGCGAGCATGCCTCCATGATCCTGCCCGCGGACCGGGTGGACATCTTCAACGCGAACATGGAGAACTACAAGGGCGAACTCTCCAGCTGGAAGGTGTACCAGCCGCAGCGTGGCGATACGTATGCGTCGATCGCGCGCCGCTTCGGCATCACGGAAGCGGCCCTGAAAGGCCTGAACGATATTCCCGCGCGGGAAAAACGCATCGCCACGGCGCGGCATCTGCTGGTGCCCGCGCGCGGCGGCGTGCAGGTCGCTTCGCTGGATGCGGCCGGCCCGGCCCCGGACCCCGCGCCGGCCCAGCGCGGTTCGGTGCGTTCGGCCACCGCGCACGTCGCCTCGGCCAAGATGAACGCGCCGCGTCCGAACGTGCGCCAGCACAAGGTCAAGCAGGGCGATACCCTGTTTTCCCTGGCGCGGCAGTACAGCACCACGGTCGATGCCTTGCGGGCGCTGAACAACCTGAAGGGCAATGCCTTGAAGGTGGGCAGCACCCTGCGCGTGCCGGGCACCAACGTGCGCGGCTGA
- a CDS encoding NUDIX hydrolase: MTESIESRVYAELVAVLVAVTDGQPRVLTTEDARALPAGPFQSAHRSLQAGLRAWVEARTHHPLGYVEQLYTFADSDRADQADTRIISISYLGLTREQAHTGAAGVGWQSWYRYFPWEDRREGAASFVASVIEPRLRAWAASGPAAQRGRRYDRVAITFALDGAAWNEDMVLQRYELLYEAGLVPEAGRRPIRPALPGTPMIHDHRRILATGIARLRAKIKYRPVVFELMPEAFTLLQLQQTVEALAGRGLHKQNFRRLIEQQELVEETGGMTSGAAGRPAKLFRFRRGVMLERAISGSKLPLAREPHLV; encoded by the coding sequence TTGACCGAATCCATCGAAAGCCGCGTCTACGCCGAACTCGTCGCCGTCCTCGTGGCCGTCACTGACGGCCAGCCACGGGTGCTGACGACGGAGGACGCGCGTGCGCTGCCCGCCGGGCCTTTCCAGTCGGCCCATCGTTCCCTGCAGGCCGGACTGCGGGCCTGGGTGGAAGCGCGCACGCATCATCCGCTGGGCTACGTCGAACAGTTGTACACCTTCGCGGACAGCGACCGCGCGGACCAGGCCGATACCCGCATCATTTCGATCAGCTATCTGGGCTTGACCCGCGAGCAGGCCCATACCGGCGCGGCGGGCGTGGGCTGGCAAAGCTGGTACCGCTATTTCCCCTGGGAAGACCGGCGCGAGGGCGCCGCGTCCTTCGTGGCGTCGGTGATCGAGCCGCGCCTGCGGGCTTGGGCCGCGAGCGGGCCGGCGGCCCAGCGCGGTCGCCGCTATGACCGCGTCGCGATTACCTTCGCGCTGGACGGCGCCGCCTGGAACGAGGACATGGTGCTGCAGCGCTACGAGCTGCTGTACGAAGCCGGATTGGTGCCGGAAGCCGGCCGCCGCCCGATCCGGCCGGCCCTGCCTGGCACGCCCATGATCCATGACCATCGGCGCATTCTCGCCACCGGTATCGCGCGCCTGCGCGCCAAGATCAAGTACCGCCCCGTGGTGTTCGAATTGATGCCCGAGGCGTTCACGCTTCTGCAATTGCAGCAGACCGTCGAGGCACTGGCCGGCCGCGGCCTGCACAAGCAGAACTTCCGACGCCTGATCGAACAGCAGGAATTGGTGGAAGAAACCGGCGGCATGACCAGCGGCGCGGCCGGGCGGCCGGCCAAGCTGTTCCGCTTCCGGCGCGGCGTGATGCTGGAGCGCGCCATTTCAGGCAGCAAGCTGCCCTTGGCGCGCGAACCGCATCTGGTGTAA
- the gloB gene encoding hydroxyacylglutathione hydrolase — protein MQASSAPADVDVPGPSSFASLVPLPAFSDNYIWLARQQGLAAVVDPGQAEPVLRALREHGLQLRAILLTHHHQDHVGGVLELSLSTGAVVYGPAHESLPRCDIALNEGDHVRIPELDLSMDVLDVPGHTAGHIAYFGRISGVEPVLFCGDTLFAGGCGRLFEGTPAQMADSLGKFVTLPAETQVCCAHEYTLANLRWAQAVDPANRTLQQWYQRAQQLREQGRPTLPSSIGLERDTNPFLRTRQVEITRAAAAQAGRSLNSPVEVFAVLREWKNNFK, from the coding sequence ATGCAAGCCAGCTCCGCCCCCGCAGACGTCGATGTGCCCGGACCTTCCTCGTTTGCTTCACTGGTGCCGTTGCCGGCATTCTCCGATAACTACATCTGGCTGGCGCGCCAGCAAGGGCTGGCGGCCGTGGTCGACCCCGGCCAGGCCGAGCCCGTGCTGCGCGCCCTGCGCGAGCATGGCCTGCAATTGCGCGCCATTCTACTCACGCACCACCACCAGGACCATGTCGGCGGCGTGCTGGAATTGTCGCTCTCGACGGGGGCGGTCGTATACGGCCCGGCGCATGAGTCCCTGCCCCGCTGCGATATTGCGTTGAATGAAGGCGACCATGTCCGGATCCCGGAACTGGACCTGTCGATGGATGTCCTGGACGTCCCTGGCCATACGGCGGGCCATATTGCCTATTTCGGCCGTATCTCGGGGGTGGAACCGGTGCTTTTCTGCGGGGATACCCTGTTTGCAGGGGGTTGCGGACGGCTTTTCGAGGGGACGCCCGCCCAAATGGCGGATTCCCTGGGTAAATTCGTAACATTACCGGCTGAAACACAAGTTTGCTGCGCACACGAGTACACTCTTGCCAACTTGCGATGGGCACAGGCCGTCGATCCGGCCAACCGCACCCTGCAACAGTGGTACCAGCGGGCCCAGCAACTGCGCGAGCAAGGCCGTCCCACGCTTCCCTCGTCCATCGGGCTGGAGCGGGACACCAATCCATTCTTGCGCACCCGGCAAGTTGAAATTACCCGAGCTGCCGCGGCCCAAGCGGGGCGTTCGCTAAACTCGCCCGTCGAAGTATTCGCCGTACTTCGCGAATGGAAAAACAACTTCAAGTGA
- the nadC gene encoding carboxylating nicotinate-nucleotide diphosphorylase has product MSISILPREPAAHAGGLQRNVATAQPAAHAPSPLPAVMLEPLVRAALLEDLGRAGDITTDAIVDPDTQSRLRLVARKAGVLAGLDLARMAFTLTDPRIEVLPGMRDGTRLRPGDEIAVVAGPARGILTAERTALNLLCHLSGVASATAAIADAIRPYGTRVTCTRKTLPGMRALQKYAVRVGGGSNHRFGLDDAMLIKDNHVALAGGIRPAVERARAAAGHLVKIELEVDTLAQLEEALRLNVDVVLLDNMSLDELRQAVAMAKGRAVTEASGGVTPDTAPAIAATGVDLIAIGWITHSVQVLDIGLDA; this is encoded by the coding sequence ATGAGCATAAGCATATTACCGCGCGAGCCCGCCGCGCATGCGGGTGGCCTGCAACGCAACGTCGCGACCGCGCAGCCAGCCGCGCACGCGCCTTCCCCTTTGCCGGCCGTGATGCTGGAACCCTTGGTGCGCGCCGCGCTGCTGGAGGACCTGGGCCGCGCCGGCGACATCACCACGGATGCGATCGTCGACCCGGACACGCAGTCGCGCCTGCGCTTGGTGGCCCGCAAGGCGGGCGTGCTGGCGGGCCTGGACCTGGCGCGGATGGCATTCACACTGACCGACCCGCGTATCGAGGTCCTGCCCGGCATGCGCGACGGCACGCGCCTGCGACCGGGCGACGAGATCGCCGTCGTGGCCGGCCCGGCACGCGGCATTCTGACGGCGGAGCGAACGGCGTTGAACCTGCTGTGCCACCTGAGCGGCGTGGCCTCGGCCACGGCGGCCATCGCCGACGCGATTCGTCCTTATGGCACGCGCGTCACCTGCACGCGCAAGACCTTGCCCGGCATGCGGGCCTTGCAGAAGTACGCGGTTCGCGTCGGCGGCGGCAGCAATCATCGCTTCGGCCTGGATGACGCCATGCTGATCAAGGACAACCACGTGGCCCTGGCCGGCGGGATCCGCCCGGCCGTGGAGCGGGCCCGCGCCGCCGCGGGCCATCTCGTCAAGATCGAACTGGAAGTCGATACGCTGGCCCAGCTGGAGGAGGCACTGCGACTGAACGTGGATGTCGTGCTGCTGGACAACATGTCGCTGGACGAATTGCGCCAGGCCGTGGCCATGGCCAAGGGCCGCGCGGTGACCGAGGCCTCGGGCGGCGTGACGCCGGACACCGCCCCCGCCATCGCCGCCACGGGCGTGGACCTGATCGCGATCGGCTGGATCACGCATAGTGTCCAGGTCCTGGATATCGGCCTGGATGCGTGA
- a CDS encoding class I SAM-dependent methyltransferase — MAEESAPIVELAEWFQTPPGQYVLRWEQAQFDAVVADVFGYNALQVGLAELDLLRNNRMPFKAYVGTVMPEPDVAARWQACALADPHALPFASQSIDLLVLPHAFECTEAPHDVLREVERVLMPEGRVVISGFNPWSLWGARNRMPGMEPWLPHAPAAQVSLARVKDWLKLLSFEVDRGRFGCYAPACQTDIWLQRWRFMEKAGDRWWAVCGAIYMVSAVKRVAGMRLIGPAWKQKRKTAPAASVVANHRSGPVEPV; from the coding sequence GTGGCAGAAGAGAGTGCGCCGATTGTAGAACTGGCCGAGTGGTTTCAAACACCACCCGGGCAGTATGTGCTGCGTTGGGAGCAAGCCCAGTTCGATGCCGTGGTGGCCGACGTGTTCGGCTATAACGCCTTGCAGGTGGGCTTGGCCGAACTGGACCTGCTGCGCAACAACCGCATGCCCTTCAAGGCCTATGTGGGCACGGTCATGCCCGAGCCCGACGTGGCGGCGCGCTGGCAGGCCTGCGCGCTGGCCGATCCCCACGCGCTGCCTTTCGCCTCGCAGAGTATCGATCTGCTCGTGCTGCCGCACGCCTTCGAATGCACGGAGGCGCCGCACGATGTCCTGCGCGAGGTGGAGCGGGTCTTGATGCCGGAGGGCCGCGTGGTGATTTCAGGGTTCAATCCCTGGAGCCTCTGGGGCGCGCGCAACCGGATGCCCGGGATGGAGCCGTGGCTGCCGCACGCGCCCGCGGCGCAGGTGTCGCTGGCGCGTGTCAAGGACTGGCTCAAACTGCTGTCCTTCGAGGTCGACCGTGGCCGCTTCGGCTGCTACGCCCCGGCCTGCCAGACCGATATCTGGCTGCAGCGTTGGCGCTTCATGGAAAAGGCCGGCGACCGCTGGTGGGCCGTGTGCGGGGCGATATACATGGTGTCGGCCGTCAAGCGCGTGGCGGGCATGCGGCTGATCGGCCCCGCCTGGAAACAGAAGCGCAAGACGGCACCGGCGGCGTCCGTGGTGGCGAATCACCGTTCCGGGCCGGTCGAGCCTGTTTGA
- a CDS encoding aldo/keto reductase — protein sequence MEYRHLGASGFKVPVLSFGTGTFGGKGELFEAWGKTDVAEARRLIDICLDEGVTMFDTADIYSRGASESILGEAIKGRRDKVILSTKATFRFDDEPNNVGSSRFHLIRAVDNALKRLGTDYIDLFQLHGFDARTPVEEVLSTLDTLVRAGKIRYTGVSNFSGWHLMKSLAAADRYGYPRYVANQTYYSLIGRDYEWELMPLGVDQGVGAVVWSPLGWGRLTGKIRRGHPLPATSRLHKTADYGPPVPDEYLYRVVDALDKVAAETGKTIPQIALNWLLQRPTVSTVLIGARDETQLRQNLGAVGWNLTAEQIARLDEASTVDRAYPYWHQAGFAERNPFPV from the coding sequence ATGGAATATCGACATCTGGGTGCATCGGGATTCAAGGTTCCCGTATTGAGTTTCGGTACCGGCACGTTCGGCGGCAAGGGCGAGCTGTTCGAAGCCTGGGGCAAGACCGACGTCGCCGAGGCGCGGCGGCTCATCGACATCTGCCTGGACGAAGGCGTGACGATGTTCGACACCGCCGATATCTATTCGCGCGGCGCCTCCGAATCCATCCTGGGCGAAGCCATCAAGGGCCGGCGCGACAAGGTCATCCTGTCGACCAAGGCAACCTTCCGCTTCGACGATGAACCCAACAATGTCGGCTCCTCGCGCTTTCACCTGATCCGCGCGGTGGACAATGCGCTCAAGCGCCTGGGCACGGACTATATCGACCTGTTCCAGCTGCACGGCTTCGATGCGCGCACCCCGGTAGAGGAAGTGCTGTCGACCCTGGACACGCTGGTGCGCGCGGGCAAGATCCGCTACACCGGGGTATCGAATTTCTCCGGCTGGCACCTGATGAAGTCCCTGGCCGCGGCCGATCGATATGGGTATCCGCGCTACGTGGCCAACCAGACCTACTATTCGCTGATCGGCCGCGATTACGAATGGGAGCTGATGCCGCTGGGCGTGGACCAGGGCGTGGGCGCCGTGGTGTGGAGCCCGCTGGGATGGGGCCGCCTGACCGGCAAGATCCGCCGTGGCCACCCGCTGCCCGCCACCAGCCGCCTGCACAAGACCGCGGACTACGGCCCGCCCGTACCCGACGAGTATCTGTACCGCGTGGTCGACGCGCTGGACAAGGTGGCGGCGGAAACCGGCAAGACCATCCCGCAGATCGCGCTGAACTGGCTGCTGCAGCGGCCCACCGTCAGCACCGTGCTGATCGGCGCGCGCGACGAAACCCAGCTGCGCCAGAACCTGGGCGCGGTGGGCTGGAACCTGACGGCCGAACAGATTGCCAGGCTGGACGAGGCCAGCACCGTGGATCGCGCCTATCCGTACTGGCACCAGGCAGGTTTCGCGGAACGCAATCCCTTCCCGGTCTGA
- the fabI gene encoding enoyl-ACP reductase FabI produces MGFLAGKRILVTGVLSNRSIAYGIARACHREGAELAFTYVGDRFKDRVTEYAGEFGSDIVLPCDVADDAQIDAAFAQLGQRWDGMDGLVHSIGFAPREAIAGDFLEGLSREGFRVAHDISAYSFPAMAKAALPLMKGRNGSVLTLTYLGAERVVPNYNTMGLAKASLEASVRYLATALGPLGIRANGISAGPIKTLAASGIKDFSSILKFVESNAPLRRNVSIDDVGNVAAFMLSDLAAGVTGEITHVDAGFSTIVPGME; encoded by the coding sequence ATGGGTTTTCTTGCCGGCAAACGCATACTGGTCACGGGCGTGCTGTCCAACCGCTCCATCGCCTATGGCATCGCGCGGGCCTGCCACCGCGAAGGCGCGGAACTGGCCTTTACCTACGTCGGCGACCGCTTCAAGGATAGGGTCACCGAATACGCCGGGGAATTCGGCAGCGATATCGTGCTGCCCTGCGACGTCGCCGACGACGCGCAGATCGATGCCGCCTTCGCGCAGCTGGGCCAACGCTGGGACGGCATGGACGGACTGGTCCATTCCATCGGCTTCGCCCCACGCGAAGCGATCGCCGGCGATTTCCTTGAAGGGCTGTCCCGCGAAGGCTTCCGCGTCGCGCACGACATATCGGCCTATAGCTTCCCGGCGATGGCCAAGGCGGCGCTGCCGCTCATGAAGGGCCGCAACGGCTCGGTCCTGACGCTGACCTACCTGGGCGCGGAACGCGTCGTTCCCAACTACAACACCATGGGCCTGGCCAAGGCCTCGCTGGAAGCCAGCGTACGCTACCTGGCCACGGCGCTGGGCCCCCTCGGCATCCGCGCCAACGGCATTTCGGCCGGTCCCATCAAGACCCTGGCCGCCAGCGGCATCAAGGACTTCTCGTCCATCCTGAAGTTCGTGGAAAGCAATGCGCCGCTGCGCCGCAATGTGTCCATCGACGATGTCGGCAACGTCGCCGCGTTCATGCTGTCGGACCTGGCCGCCGGCGTGACGGGGGAAATCACCCACGTCGACGCGGGCTTTTCCACCATCGTTCCCGGCATGGAGTGA
- a CDS encoding tripartite tricarboxylate transporter substrate binding protein yields MRAADSQTGGRHADSPAALSPEAGAGGYPSHPITIIVTFPPGGGTDLLARRIGAALQHDLGQTVIVENRPGASGNIGARDVAQAAPDGYTLLMVNSSYAINPGVYRDLPFSPKQDLKGVINVAFVPSVLAVPASSPFHTLAEALAAGQGGKAPSYASCGNGTPQHLAGEMLRIASGRPLQHVPYKGCGPALTDVLSGQVGMGIVTASSAAPFLASGKLRALAVTSPRRTELMPSVPTVAEQGFPGFSLDQWHGLLVPAATPPAIVAKLNAAVAAVMHRADTRQALLQLGYSPTASTPAEFQSLIDADIDRFGQLTARIGLHAD; encoded by the coding sequence ATGCGCGCGGCGGACAGCCAGACCGGCGGACGGCACGCCGACAGCCCTGCCGCCTTGTCGCCTGAGGCCGGCGCGGGCGGCTATCCCTCACATCCCATCACCATCATCGTTACCTTCCCGCCGGGCGGCGGCACCGACCTGCTGGCCCGCCGCATAGGCGCGGCCCTGCAGCACGATTTGGGCCAGACGGTCATCGTGGAAAACCGGCCGGGCGCCAGCGGCAACATCGGCGCGCGCGACGTGGCGCAGGCCGCGCCGGACGGCTACACGCTGCTGATGGTGAACAGCTCTTACGCCATCAACCCCGGGGTGTACCGGGACTTGCCGTTTTCGCCCAAGCAGGATCTGAAGGGCGTGATCAACGTGGCGTTTGTTCCGTCCGTGCTGGCCGTGCCGGCGTCTTCGCCGTTTCATACCCTGGCGGAAGCGCTCGCGGCGGGGCAGGGCGGCAAGGCGCCTAGCTATGCGTCCTGCGGCAACGGTACGCCGCAACACCTGGCCGGCGAGATGCTGCGCATCGCCAGCGGCCGCCCGCTGCAGCACGTGCCCTACAAGGGTTGCGGCCCCGCGCTGACGGACGTGCTCTCGGGCCAGGTAGGCATGGGGATAGTCACCGCCTCCAGCGCGGCGCCTTTCCTTGCCTCGGGCAAGCTGCGCGCGCTGGCCGTGACGTCGCCACGACGCACGGAACTGATGCCCTCCGTACCCACCGTCGCCGAACAGGGATTTCCGGGTTTTTCGCTGGACCAGTGGCATGGCCTGCTGGTGCCGGCGGCCACCCCGCCCGCCATCGTCGCGAAGCTGAACGCCGCGGTGGCTGCCGTCATGCATCGCGCGGACACCCGCCAGGCATTGCTGCAACTGGGCTACAGCCCGACGGCCAGCACGCCGGCGGAATTCCAGTCCCTGATCGACGCGGACATCGACCGCTTCGGCCAATTGACGGCGCGCATCGGCCTGCACGCCGACTGA
- a CDS encoding xanthine dehydrogenase family protein molybdopterin-binding subunit, translated as MNTVAEGSRAKQADVIGRETPRIDGPLKVSGKALYTSDFHFPGMLYAVPVCSTIANGRIEALDTSAAQAMPGVRLVLHQGNIGKLYRVQGAKVDEGRPPFHDDVIRYYGQYVAAVVADTFEHATAAAAAVKVRYKEDKPSVDTRLSADTPPKVGSERGQAQSAFDAAAVKVDQTYVTPVETHNPIELHATVAVWDGESYTLYETSQAVDNHKSVMVQSLGTTPDKVRVITHYLGSGFGGKLWPWPHCMVAAVAARQLGQPVKLVVTRQMMFQNVGHRPITQQRMRLGATADGKLVSLQQDYVTQTSILDDYEEDCAEATPHMYSTPNLRVTAALCRRHMGTPTAMRGPGAVPGLFALESAMDELALALHMDPVQLRLKNEPDHDEGNGLPFSSRHLTESIQRGAEKFGWSRRTPGIGSMRRDGKILGWGMACCSWLGARQPTHARVELRADGSAHVACGTQDIGTGTYTIMAQLVGAETGIPLDRIEVALGDTNLPPGPVSGGSTVTSSVIPAVLQATRAAVKSMLQTACEGDATAFAGRKPEDLAFSHGQVHLKDQPAESGRSYTQILAGADLRAVAGEGSETAGNFGDDPLKRKYSINSYGVHFAEVEWQPEIARLRVSRVVTVIDAGRILNPRAARNQIEGAVVMGVGMALFEHTAYDPRTGKPVNSNLADYIVASNADTPDIDVTFLDYPDPVLNELGARGVGEIGLAGTAAAITNAIYHATGIRVRELPAMIEDLMQA; from the coding sequence ATGAATACCGTTGCAGAGGGTTCCCGCGCGAAGCAGGCCGACGTCATCGGCCGCGAAACGCCGCGCATCGACGGTCCGTTGAAGGTCAGCGGCAAGGCCTTGTATACCTCCGACTTTCATTTCCCCGGCATGCTCTACGCCGTTCCCGTATGCAGCACCATCGCCAACGGGCGCATCGAGGCGCTGGATACGTCCGCGGCGCAAGCCATGCCCGGCGTGCGCCTGGTCCTGCACCAGGGAAACATCGGCAAGCTTTACCGCGTGCAAGGGGCCAAGGTGGACGAAGGACGTCCGCCTTTTCACGACGACGTCATTCGCTATTACGGCCAGTACGTCGCGGCGGTCGTCGCGGATACGTTCGAGCACGCCACGGCGGCCGCCGCGGCGGTCAAGGTTCGCTACAAGGAGGACAAGCCCTCCGTGGATACGCGGTTGTCGGCGGATACCCCGCCCAAGGTGGGCAGCGAACGCGGGCAGGCGCAGTCCGCCTTCGATGCCGCCGCGGTGAAGGTGGACCAGACCTACGTCACGCCGGTGGAAACCCACAATCCCATCGAGCTGCATGCCACCGTCGCGGTGTGGGACGGCGAAAGCTATACCCTGTACGAGACCTCGCAGGCCGTGGACAACCACAAGTCGGTCATGGTGCAGTCGCTGGGGACGACCCCCGACAAGGTCCGCGTGATCACGCACTATCTGGGGTCCGGCTTCGGCGGCAAGTTGTGGCCGTGGCCGCATTGCATGGTGGCGGCCGTCGCGGCGCGCCAGCTGGGCCAGCCGGTCAAGCTCGTGGTGACGCGGCAGATGATGTTCCAGAACGTCGGCCATCGACCCATCACGCAGCAGCGCATGCGGCTGGGCGCCACCGCGGACGGCAAGCTGGTGTCGCTGCAGCAGGACTATGTGACCCAGACCTCGATCCTTGACGATTACGAGGAAGACTGCGCGGAGGCCACGCCTCACATGTACAGCACGCCCAACCTGCGCGTGACGGCGGCGCTCTGCAGACGCCACATGGGCACGCCCACGGCCATGCGCGGACCGGGCGCCGTGCCGGGCCTGTTCGCGCTCGAATCGGCCATGGACGAACTGGCGCTGGCCCTGCATATGGATCCGGTGCAGCTGCGCCTGAAGAACGAGCCCGATCATGACGAAGGCAACGGCCTGCCGTTCTCGTCGCGCCATCTCACCGAATCGATACAGCGGGGCGCCGAAAAATTCGGCTGGTCGCGCCGCACGCCCGGGATCGGCTCCATGCGGCGCGACGGCAAGATCCTGGGCTGGGGCATGGCCTGCTGCTCGTGGCTGGGGGCGCGGCAGCCCACCCATGCCCGGGTGGAGCTGCGCGCTGACGGCTCCGCGCACGTGGCCTGCGGCACGCAGGACATCGGCACGGGCACCTACACCATCATGGCGCAGCTGGTCGGCGCTGAAACCGGCATCCCGCTCGATCGCATCGAAGTGGCGCTGGGCGACACCAACCTGCCGCCAGGACCGGTTTCGGGCGGGTCCACGGTGACGTCATCGGTGATTCCCGCGGTATTGCAGGCCACGCGGGCAGCGGTGAAGTCCATGCTGCAAACAGCCTGCGAGGGCGACGCCACGGCGTTCGCCGGACGCAAGCCGGAGGATCTGGCCTTCTCGCACGGCCAGGTACACCTGAAGGACCAGCCCGCGGAAAGCGGGAGGTCCTACACGCAAATCCTTGCCGGCGCCGACCTGCGCGCCGTCGCGGGAGAAGGCAGCGAGACGGCCGGCAACTTCGGTGACGATCCGCTCAAGCGCAAATACTCCATCAATTCCTATGGCGTGCATTTCGCCGAGGTGGAATGGCAGCCGGAAATCGCGCGGCTGCGCGTCAGCCGCGTGGTGACCGTGATCGACGCGGGCCGCATCCTGAACCCGCGCGCCGCCCGCAACCAGATCGAGGGTGCCGTGGTGATGGGCGTGGGCATGGCCCTGTTCGAACACACGGCTTATGACCCGCGAACGGGCAAGCCGGTCAACAGCAACCTGGCCGACTATATCGTGGCTTCGAATGCCGACACGCCGGATATCGACGTGACCTTCCTGGACTATCCGGACCCGGTGCTGAACGAGCTGGGCGCTCGCGGGGTAGGGGAGATCGGACTGGCCGGGACCGCGGCGGCAATCACCAACGCGATCTATCACGCCACGGGCATCCGGGTGCGCGAGCTGCCCGCCATGATCGAGGACCTGATGCAGGCTTGA
- the rnhA gene encoding ribonuclease HI produces MNESGTEGPDTMQEVVELWTDGACKGNPGPGGWGVLMRSGAHEKTLHGGEMATTNNRMELMAVIQGLTALKRSCTVTIHTDSQYVMKGMTEWLANWKRRGWVTADKKPVKNAELWRMLDEQVSRHRVSWRWVRGHAGDPGNERADQLANQGVEEARRGRAA; encoded by the coding sequence ATGAACGAAAGCGGTACGGAAGGGCCGGATACGATGCAGGAAGTCGTGGAGCTGTGGACCGACGGCGCGTGCAAGGGCAACCCCGGCCCGGGCGGCTGGGGCGTGCTCATGCGCTCAGGGGCCCATGAAAAAACCCTGCATGGCGGGGAAATGGCAACCACCAACAACCGCATGGAGCTCATGGCGGTGATCCAGGGCCTGACCGCCCTGAAGCGGTCCTGCACGGTGACCATCCACACCGATTCGCAGTACGTCATGAAGGGCATGACCGAATGGCTGGCCAATTGGAAGCGGCGCGGTTGGGTCACGGCCGACAAGAAGCCCGTCAAGAACGCCGAGCTCTGGCGCATGCTGGACGAACAGGTGTCGCGCCACCGCGTGTCCTGGCGCTGGGTGCGCGGTCACGCGGGCGATCCGGGCAACGAACGCGCGGACCAACTGGCAAACCAGGGCGTAGAGGAAGCGCGACGCGGGCGGGCGGCCTAG